Proteins co-encoded in one Malus sylvestris chromosome 9, drMalSylv7.2, whole genome shotgun sequence genomic window:
- the LOC126583667 gene encoding V-type proton ATPase subunit d2 produces the protein MYGFEAMTFNIHGGYLEAIVRGHRSGLLTAADYNNLCQCETLDDIKMHLSATEYGPYLQNEPSPLHTTTIVEKCTLKLVDEYKHMLCQATEPLSTFLEYITYGHMIDNVVLIVTGTLHERDVQELLEKCHPLGMFDSIATLAVAQNMRELYRLVLVDTPLAPYFSECITSEDLDDMNIEIMRNTLYKAYLEDFYRFCQKLGGATAEIMSDLLAFEADRRAVNITINSIGTELTRDDRRKLYSSFGLLYPYGHEELAVCEDIDQVRGCMEKYPPYQSIFSKLSYGETQMLDKAFYEEEVKRLCLAFEQQFHYAVFFAYMRLREQEIRNLMWISECVAQNQKSRVHDSVVFIF, from the exons ATGTACGGATTCGAAGCGATGACCTTCAACATTCACGGCGGTTACTTGGAGGCCATAGTGCGGGGTCACCGCTCCGGCCTCCTCACCGCCGCCGATTACAACAATTTGTGCCAGTGCGAGACCCTCGACGATATCAAGATGCACCTCTCTGCCACCGAGTACGGCCCCTACCTCCAAAACG AACCTTCCCCATTGCATACAACTACAATTGTGGAGAAGTGCACTCTTAAATTGGTTGATGAGTATAAGCACATGCTATGCCAAGCTACAGAGCCCTTGTCGACCTTTTTGGAGTATATTAC ATATGGTCACATGATAGACAATGTTGTCCTGATTGTTACTGGAACCTTGCATGAGAGAGATGTCCAGGAACTTTTGGAAAAATGCCACCCCTTGGGCATGTTTGACAG TATTGCCACCCTGGCTGTTGCACAGAATATGCGGGAGCTTTACAGATTGGTGCTTGTTGACACACCACTTGCTCCCTACTTTTCTGAATGCATTACATCTGAG GACCTGGATGACATGAACATTGAAATCATGAGGAACACTCTTTACAAGGCATACCTGGAAGACTTTTACAGGTTTTGTCAG AAACTAGGTGGTGCCACAGCGGAGATCATGTCTGACTTACTTGCTTTTGAGGCTGACAGAAGGGCTGTCAATATTACCATAAATAG TATTGGAACTGAGCTTACTCGAGATGATCGCAGGAAGTTGTACTCTAGCTTTGGTTTACT CTATCCCTATGGCCATGAGGAACTTGCTGTTTGTGAGGACATTGATCAG GTACGTGGTTGCATGGAAAAATATCCTCCTTATCAGTCTATTTTTTCAAAACTATCCTATGGCGAAACCCAGATGCTTGACAAGGCATTTTATGAAGAGGAGGTGAAAAGGCTTTGCTTAGCATTTGAGCAACAG TTCCATTACGCTGTTTTCTTCGCATACATGAGGTTGAGGGAGCAGGAGATCAGAAATTTGATGTGGATATCTGAGTGTGTGGCTCAGAACCAGAAGTCCAGAGTTCACGACAGCGTGGTCTTCATATTTTAG